Proteins encoded within one genomic window of bacterium:
- a CDS encoding DJ-1/PfpI family protein translates to MKRLLLVLALAGLLGCAKASEPEPQESASKESLKEKVLFVIAPINFRDEELSVPKRILSEAGFETIIASKDTATARGMLGAKIKPDISLSSVNSGDYKALVIVGGSGATVLWNDTTLIRIVKEFFAAKKATGAICLAPVVLARAGILSGADATCFESVKPELMKYGARYLSQDVVVSGWIVTGSGPAAAQEFAHRLLELIKEQDG, encoded by the coding sequence ATGAAAAGGCTGCTTTTAGTCCTGGCGCTGGCAGGATTACTTGGCTGCGCTAAAGCATCAGAACCCGAACCACAGGAATCCGCATCTAAGGAATCCTTAAAGGAAAAGGTGCTTTTCGTCATAGCTCCAATAAACTTCCGCGACGAGGAGCTTAGCGTTCCTAAGCGTATCCTCTCGGAGGCAGGATTCGAGACGATAATTGCATCAAAGGATACCGCTACAGCTCGGGGCATGCTTGGCGCAAAAATCAAACCGGACATCAGCCTGTCCAGTGTCAACTCAGGCGACTACAAGGCGCTCGTAATAGTTGGGGGAAGCGGCGCAACCGTTCTCTGGAACGATACGACCCTTATCCGAATTGTGAAGGAATTTTTTGCGGCGAAGAAAGCAACAGGAGCAATATGTCTGGCGCCGGTTGTACTCGCCAGGGCAGGGATTCTTTCGGGCGCAGACGCCACCTGTTTCGAGTCCGTAAAACCAGAACTCATGAAGTACGGCGCCAGGTACCTTTCCCAAGACGTAGTCGTGAGCGGATGGATTGTTACCGGTTCGGGTCCTGCCGCGGCCCAGGAGTTCGCACATAGACTTCTTGAGCTCATTAAGGAGCAAGACGGTTGA
- a CDS encoding TIGR04076 family protein, with the protein MKKVSLKVVAGRCNQNLHKIGDEYVVGNCTPEGVCTSAFASVFPLILSLQTGGKLFWEKDPKVTRAACPDDDGVVFEIKPLEE; encoded by the coding sequence ATGAAAAAAGTAAGCTTGAAGGTCGTTGCCGGACGCTGCAACCAGAATCTGCACAAGATTGGCGACGAATACGTTGTCGGTAACTGCACTCCGGAAGGGGTCTGCACATCCGCTTTCGCATCTGTCTTTCCTCTGATTCTTTCGCTGCAGACGGGCGGAAAGCTCTTTTGGGAAAAGGATCCGAAAGTAACTCGCGCGGCCTGTCCGGATGACGATGGAGTAGTATTTGAGATTAAACCGCTGGAGGAGTAA
- a CDS encoding archease — MNEPRWESLDHISDLELFIRGQSEEELFANAALAVVAQIVELEDLQDVSEKTIEISSGTPEERFLDWLRELLYLVYTEDFLVSRIESLRLSEKNGEYKAVALVRGESIDPGRHRMLHEVKTVTYQEFLYGKEKDFWRARVVFDV, encoded by the coding sequence GTGAACGAACCCCGATGGGAGTCGCTTGACCACATAAGCGATCTCGAACTTTTTATCCGAGGACAAAGCGAAGAAGAGCTGTTTGCAAACGCGGCTTTAGCCGTGGTTGCACAGATAGTGGAGCTCGAGGATCTGCAGGATGTTTCGGAGAAGACTATCGAGATAAGCTCCGGAACGCCTGAGGAACGGTTTCTCGACTGGCTGCGCGAACTGCTCTATCTTGTTTACACCGAGGACTTTCTCGTCTCGAGGATAGAAAGTCTCAGGCTTAGTGAGAAGAACGGAGAATACAAGGCGGTTGCGCTGGTCCGGGGCGAGAGTATCGACCCGGGGCGCCACCGCATGCTGCATGAAGTGAAGACCGTTACCTACCAGGAGTTTCTCTACGGAAAGGAGAAGGACTTCTGGCGGGCGCGGGTAGTATTCGATGTTTAG